The following proteins are co-located in the Streptococcus anginosus genome:
- a CDS encoding cation diffusion facilitator family transporter — protein sequence MKSSKNVWIAFLLNFSFAIIEFTFGVLFNSSAVLADAVHDTGDALAIGLSAFFEKISNRRGDRNYTLGYKRYSLLGAMLTSTILIVGSILILVENVPKLFAPERVNYDGMLILGIFAIVINFAASRVVSHGHTHNESILSLHFLEDILGWLAVIFVSFILRFTNWYFLDPLLSLIISTFILSKALPKFWENVQIFLDHVPSDVNLNDLYAEIQTIENIQTVTQLNVWTTDGLEKFAMIHICMKHPEQQAETQQLIRQHLKIYGITKVTIQTDESLDEHEECCIGEQQ from the coding sequence ATGAAATCAAGTAAAAATGTCTGGATTGCATTTCTGTTAAATTTTTCTTTTGCAATTATTGAATTTACCTTTGGTGTTCTTTTTAATTCTAGTGCTGTGCTAGCAGATGCGGTGCATGATACGGGTGATGCCTTAGCGATTGGCTTGTCGGCGTTTTTTGAAAAAATTTCCAATAGACGAGGTGATAGAAACTATACATTAGGCTATAAACGGTATAGTTTACTGGGAGCCATGTTGACCTCTACCATTTTGATAGTGGGCTCTATTCTCATTTTGGTTGAAAATGTTCCCAAGCTATTTGCGCCTGAACGGGTAAATTACGACGGTATGCTTATCTTGGGAATTTTTGCAATTGTAATCAACTTTGCAGCCAGCAGGGTGGTTAGTCATGGACATACGCACAACGAATCCATTCTGAGTCTGCATTTCTTAGAAGATATTTTAGGCTGGTTGGCTGTGATCTTTGTATCCTTTATTCTTCGTTTTACAAACTGGTATTTCCTTGACCCATTGCTTTCACTCATCATTTCAACCTTTATCTTGAGTAAAGCACTACCAAAGTTTTGGGAAAATGTTCAAATCTTTCTTGATCACGTACCGAGCGATGTAAATCTGAATGACCTTTATGCAGAAATTCAAACAATCGAGAATATCCAAACAGTCACTCAGCTAAATGTTTGGACAACCGATGGACTAGAAAAATTTGCGATGATTCATATTTGCATGAAACATCCCGAACAACAAGCAGAAACTCAGCAGCTCATTCGCCAACATCTCAAAATATATGGAATTACAAAAGTAACCATTCAGACAGACGAAAGTTTAGATGAGCACGAAGAATGCTGTATTGGTGAGCAACAGTGA
- a CDS encoding TetR/AcrR family transcriptional regulator — protein MDRRVKKSRAAIYQAFLTLLNQKSYESLTVQEIIDLADVGRSTFYAHFETKEALLEEMCQDLFQHTFVERYQASELFDATAHIFYHFRKNQDKIATLLLSKNIYFINRLKLELEHYLFPLIREKLLTQKSNLPEPFLKNYVTTTFIETVTWWLGQRNKIEEATITSYYLELMH, from the coding sequence ATGGATAGACGAGTTAAAAAATCACGCGCAGCCATTTATCAGGCTTTTCTCACTCTTTTGAATCAAAAAAGCTATGAGTCCCTCACAGTTCAAGAAATCATTGACCTTGCAGATGTCGGTCGGTCGACTTTCTATGCTCATTTTGAGACAAAAGAAGCACTACTTGAAGAAATGTGCCAAGATTTGTTCCAACATACATTTGTTGAGCGCTACCAAGCAAGCGAACTTTTTGACGCAACAGCTCATATTTTTTACCATTTCAGGAAAAACCAAGATAAAATAGCTACTTTATTATTGTCTAAAAATATTTATTTTATCAATCGTTTAAAATTAGAGCTAGAACACTATCTCTTTCCTCTCATTCGCGAAAAGCTATTGACACAAAAATCTAATTTACCAGAACCATTTTTAAAAAACTATGTCACAACAACTTTTATCGAAACAGTTACTTGGTGGCTAGGACAACGAAATAAAATTGAAGAAGCCACTATTACATCCTACTATCTGGAGCTCATGCACTAA
- a CDS encoding helicase HerA domain-containing protein produces the protein MSVKLNILRQEGSNQPISWDIRKTPHMLVSAPTNSGKSYFIKYLLSILYLHSSNASCLVLDYKQGKDYWQWRDNENVFLGDSVYDGFNKAYSIFENRRTNPNKKYPPFFLVFEEYQSTVESISKKADKEAFLQKVGNLLRLSRQVNYHLICICQRIDASVFPAGGRENFSTKISIGRLSPQAKQMLFPDDEVNRNKGQGEVNIQFDGQPVIEARTYTIRDRNRAVQLITDLLSRGFPLSEEAVSP, from the coding sequence ATGTCAGTAAAACTAAACATTTTACGCCAAGAGGGAAGCAATCAGCCTATCTCTTGGGACATACGAAAGACTCCACATATGCTGGTCTCAGCTCCGACGAATAGTGGAAAGTCTTATTTTATCAAATATTTGTTGAGTATTCTATATCTCCATTCAAGCAATGCTTCATGCCTAGTTTTGGATTACAAGCAAGGAAAGGACTACTGGCAATGGCGAGATAATGAGAATGTATTTCTGGGAGATAGTGTCTATGATGGTTTCAACAAAGCCTATAGTATCTTTGAAAACCGTAGAACCAATCCTAATAAAAAGTACCCACCATTCTTTTTGGTTTTTGAAGAGTATCAGAGCACGGTAGAAAGTATTTCAAAGAAAGCGGATAAGGAGGCATTCTTGCAAAAAGTAGGAAATTTGCTACGTCTATCCAGACAGGTCAACTACCATCTTATCTGTATTTGTCAAAGAATAGATGCTTCTGTCTTTCCTGCTGGAGGTCGTGAAAATTTTTCTACTAAAATTTCCATTGGTCGTCTCAGCCCCCAAGCCAAGCAAATGCTCTTTCCTGATGATGAGGTCAACCGTAATAAAGGGCAGGGAGAAGTTAATATTCAATTTGATGGACAACCTGTCATTGAAGCTAGAACATACACCATACGAGATAGGAATAGGGCAGTTCAATTAATAACTGATTTACTTAGTAGGGGATTTCCACTAAGTGAGGAGGCTGTTAGCCCGTAG
- the xtgS gene encoding XRE family transcriptional regulator XtgS produces the protein MKELNLRAYIGKRIRILRTQKHLTQQQLEEDADLPLKYTYKLENLEPNITVETLEKIMTALDTDIESFFDISLKEDNPLTNQLLSKIAEFPASKQERLLKLLINIINEVEK, from the coding sequence ATGAAAGAACTAAACTTAAGAGCATATATTGGTAAACGAATCAGAATACTTAGAACACAGAAACACTTAACTCAACAACAACTGGAAGAAGATGCTGACCTCCCCTTAAAATATACTTATAAACTAGAAAATTTAGAACCAAATATCACAGTTGAGACACTTGAAAAAATTATGACTGCACTTGATACAGATATAGAAAGTTTTTTTGATATTTCATTAAAAGAAGATAATCCCCTAACAAACCAATTACTATCCAAAATAGCAGAATTCCCAGCAAGTAAACAAGAACGACTTCTAAAACTACTGATTAACATAATTAATGAAGTTGAAAAATAA
- a CDS encoding MerR family transcriptional regulator, giving the protein MSSNNFDLKQIELMLLTVIDLLKHLNSEKNRTGIIYTQKELLNLLSISPNTLKSWENRGLKRLEPPIEGTRTVYYHIDTVLEFLSHN; this is encoded by the coding sequence ATGTCTAGCAATAATTTTGATTTAAAGCAAATCGAACTCATGCTTCTTACTGTTATTGACCTACTAAAACATTTAAATAGTGAAAAGAATAGAACTGGTATTATTTATACTCAAAAAGAGTTATTGAATTTACTGAGTATATCTCCAAATACATTGAAGTCATGGGAAAATAGAGGTCTTAAACGTTTAGAACCACCTATTGAGGGTACTAGAACCGTTTACTATCATATTGATACTGTTTTAGAGTTTTTAAGCCACAACTAG
- a CDS encoding tyrosine-type recombinase/integrase has protein sequence MNTEKIIHKGKTVLKKVKDNGEISYSAKSIYLGLDIKTGKPVKTTVTAKTLRSLDRKIIQAKIDFEESGSTRKETFSIATLSDLAELWFSNYETWVSSDNTLNRVRNYLDTYILPKFGQYQPDKVTSSDIQNWVNELATKSKKSVESGVKRAEKGCAKDFGAIAHKLSDIFDFGITHFELKHNPAQSIKIPPKPKSNQKRIMVLHDEDLTIWLNFVDTLPNTRANRRFKVICDSLLASGMRINELLALTIYDLDFESSEILVTKTLIWKNAKPKLGLKGKVVCKNTPKSDSGNRKIAVPYQIIEQLQNFHDEMNLYFKKNGLSKSKLIFPTIYGNYMCDRNERATLKRRLQEVNLPDYGFHLFRHTHASMMLNAGMNWKELQVRMGHKSIKTTMDIYAELAPKNQTQAVDIYLNKIAELTS, from the coding sequence ATGAATACAGAAAAAATTATCCATAAAGGAAAAACCGTCCTCAAGAAAGTAAAGGATAATGGCGAGATTAGTTATTCAGCAAAGAGTATCTATCTAGGCTTAGATATAAAGACTGGAAAACCTGTAAAAACAACCGTAACAGCTAAAACCTTACGCTCCTTAGACCGTAAAATTATTCAAGCTAAAATTGATTTTGAAGAAAGTGGTTCAACAAGGAAAGAAACTTTTAGCATTGCTACCTTGTCAGATTTAGCTGAACTATGGTTTTCAAATTACGAGACTTGGGTCAGCTCAGATAACACTCTGAACCGAGTGAGGAACTATCTAGATACCTACATTCTCCCCAAATTCGGACAATATCAGCCTGATAAAGTTACTTCGTCTGATATTCAAAACTGGGTTAACGAGCTTGCAACAAAATCAAAAAAATCTGTCGAATCTGGCGTAAAGCGTGCTGAAAAAGGCTGTGCTAAAGATTTTGGAGCCATTGCCCATAAATTAAGTGATATTTTTGATTTTGGAATAACACACTTTGAATTAAAGCATAATCCTGCTCAATCTATCAAAATTCCCCCAAAACCTAAAAGCAATCAAAAACGCATTATGGTTCTTCATGATGAAGATTTAACTATCTGGCTAAATTTCGTTGATACTTTACCTAATACTAGGGCTAATCGGCGATTTAAAGTTATCTGCGACAGTCTACTTGCTTCAGGAATGAGAATCAATGAGCTATTAGCTTTGACTATCTATGACCTTGATTTTGAAAGTTCTGAAATATTAGTCACTAAAACTCTTATTTGGAAAAATGCGAAACCTAAGTTAGGATTAAAAGGAAAGGTTGTTTGTAAAAATACTCCTAAATCTGATTCAGGTAATAGAAAAATAGCTGTTCCGTACCAAATTATTGAGCAACTTCAAAACTTCCATGATGAAATGAATCTTTATTTCAAGAAGAACGGTCTTTCAAAAAGTAAGTTGATTTTCCCAACTATCTACGGAAACTATATGTGCGATAGGAATGAACGTGCGACACTCAAAAGACGATTACAGGAAGTTAATCTACCTGACTATGGTTTTCACTTGTTCCGTCATACACATGCTTCTATGATGTTAAATGCTGGTATGAATTGGAAAGAGTTACAGGTTCGTATGGGACATAAGTCTATCAAGACTACTATGGACATATATGCCGAGCTTGCCCCTAAAAATCAAACACAAGCGGTAGATATTTATCTAAATAAAATTGCGGAGCTAACCTCATGA